TTGGATACGACGTGTAATTTGACTCATGCTTTGAGGTGTTACTACCTGCTTGCTAATAGGGCAATGAGCAATGCCAACCCGTGCAAAGAGAACACGCAGATAGTCATAGATTTGCGTGATTGTTCCTACTGTGGATCTCGGATTGCGACCAGCTGTTTTTTGTTCAATAGCCACAGTAGGGGATATTCCCTCTATACTTTCTGCCTTTGGTTTTGGCAAATCTCCTAAGTGGCGTCTAGCATAAGTAGAAAGAGATTGTAGATAACGCCTTTGTCCTTCTACATAAATTGCAGAAAAGGCTAGCGAGGATTTGCCTGACCCTGATACACCTGTAAATGCAATCAGCTGGTTATGATTTAAAGTAAGATTTACTTCTTTTAAGTTGTGAACGGCTACTTTTTTTAAAATAATCTGGCGCATAGAAAACAAATAATACATTATTTCCCTTTTTTCGAAATACTTGCATTAAGTATCATAATCCCTTTAGACACCATTAAACAATAATCTATAGCACATGTTAAGAAAGACAAAAATTATTTGCACGATTGGCCCCTCTGTTAGAAGCTATGAAAAAATTTTACAGCTTATCGATGCAGGGATGAACGTAGCTCGCTTAAATTTTAGCCATGGAACCTCTAAAGAGCATCAAGAAACCATTGAAATGCTAAAAAAGGCTCGTAAGGAGAAAGCAGTTCCTCTTGCCATTATGCTGGATACTAAAGGGCCTGAAATCCGTTTAGGGGTAATTAAAAATCATTGTTTAGAAGTCTTTTCTAAACAAAAAATTTTAATTACCAAAGAAGAAGTACTAGGAGATGCTAATGGCATATCTATCCAGCCTTCTTTTGTGCTCGATTCTCTTCAAATAGGGGCTCAAGTTTTATTTGATGATGGCTATATACTAACCAAAGTTATAGAAATCTCCAAGAAAGGGGTTTTAGTTGAAATAGAGAATAATGGGATCATTCGCTCTTATAAGGGTGTAAATGTCCCGGGAATTCATATCGATCTGCCTTCTATGACAAAGCAAGATGTCAAAGATATTCTATTTGGCTGCAAATTAGATATTGATCTGATTGCGGCTTCTTTTATTCGTTCTGCTGAACATGTTTTAGAAATCAAGCGTTTATTAATGAGTCAGAAAAAACCTGAGATTCTTGTCATTGCTAAAATAGAAAATAGTTTAGGTATACAAAATTTTGATGCCATTTTAGAAGTAGCAGATGGGATCATGGTGGCAAGAGGAGATTTAGGAGTAGAGCTGCCTTTAAATCAAGTACCTCGATTACAGAAAATGATGATTCGCAAGTGTCGCCAAGCAGGGAAGCCCGTTATTACTGCAACTCAAATGTTAGAATCAATGATTGCAAGCCCACTGCCAACACGTGCTGAAGTATCAGATGTAGCTAATGCAATCTATGATAGTACATCTGCTGTGATGTTATCGGGTGAGACCGCTGCTGGAAAATATCCTATTCAAGTAGTACAGATGATGAAAGAGATCGCAGAAGAGACTGAAAAAGATTTTAATTATCGGCAATTATTTGCTAATGATTCAGCAATGGGTTTTAAGGATATAGCCATAACAAACTCTGTTGCTCTAGCCTCAGTTAAGACAGCTTATAGTTCTCATGCAAAGGGGATTTTTGTTTTTACCAACAGTGGATTTTCTGCACGCGCCTTGTCTCGCCTTCGCCCAGAAATTCCCATTATTGCTTTGACCCCCCATAGTAAAGTATATCATCAATTAGCTCTTGAATGGGGCGTTACCCCTGCTCTATCTTCTGAACAAAAAAATATCCAAGAGGCTTTTATCCAAATAAGCAACTTTGCTTTGAGCCAAGGAATTGTACAGTTAGGAGATTTGGTGGTAGTAGTAGCAGGAGATCCTTTTGGGATTAGTAGAACGACTAATACCATGATTGTAGAGACTATCGGTGGCTCATCATAGCTCTGGTTAGTAACACTTAAGAAATAGCTGCAATTCTTTAGAAGCTTCTTTTAAAGAGGTTAAAAAAGAAAGCTTTTGCATTTGGGGTGCCATTTCTGGAATGGCAGTTAGGTCGATTAAGGCTGCTTTGAGAAAATTTTCATGATTGTGGATTTGATCATGATATTGGTTCATTAAATCAATCAAGGTTTTTGCGTGCTTTCCTATTTCTTCGCGGCTGGGGCTAAAGTGTTCATCTTGTTGAATCTTAGAAATTAAAGAATCGACTTTTGCCTTTAATTTTTCAGCCTCTTTGATAAAAAGAGGATGAGCTCCTGAGGAAGGTTGAAAAGCGCTCATACGCATACTCCTTAGTTTATAATTTCATCCTACATTTACTATATAAATAATTCAATGGTTTACTGTTAATTATATTTCTATTTTAGATTGTATTAAACTAAGTGCTACTAAGCTAGCTGTTTCTGTTCTTAGAATATTTGGATGAAGACGTACGGGTTTAGCGTATAAATGTGAGATTAAATAAGATTTTTCCCGATCAGATAACCCTTTTTCTGGCCCAATACAGAAAATAATAGGAGAGAGGAACTTATTTTTAGGAATTTCCCACAGATAAGGATTTTGCATAGAAGGGTCACCAAATAACATAAGGGCTTTTGTCTGCTGCCACTGGTTAAGGGGAGGTTTTATTTCTATACTAGGAAGATCGAGTCTACCACATTGTTTAAGAGCTGCAATAGAAAGAGCTTGTAAACGATGTAATTGTTGGTCAGAAATCCCTTTTTTCTCACTAAGCACCGCAGGAAAAAGCCAAAATTCTGTTGCATTCAGCTCTGTTGCTTTTTCAATGATCCATTCTAGATGGTTCATCTTAGCAATTCCTTGGGCTATAATAATGCTTGGCTTAATGTCTTCTATTATTACTGATAATATCTCTATTTGCACGCGCGTTTTTTCTATTTGTACAACACATCCAGTAGCCAGTTGTCTTTTTCCGTTTACCAGTTTAATTTCCTCTTTTAAGCGAATACGACCCACATTAAGATGATGTAATTCTTTGCCAGTAACAGATAAGATGTCTGCTTTTTGAAAAGAAGATTCCAAAAAGAATCGGTTATGGGGCACGCAAAACCGCCCTTTTTAAAACCTGAGAAAAAGGCTCATCATCCTGCGTGTTTCCTAAGCGATACAATTGCTCTAAAGAGATAATCTGAAAAGTAGCTAGCTTTAAAAAGTAACGATATAGCTTATGGCAAGAAGAAAAGTTATAGATCAATTTGTAGCAGAAGTTGCTCTGCAAGAGATCCTCTTCTTTTTCATAATACTCTATTTGCATATCTTTGATTTGTACAGAGTAGTTTTTAGGAACTTTAAGCGTAATGGTTTCATGCGGATACACTTCGCGAAAAGCTATCAAATCAGAGGCTATTTTTTCAAATAAAGATCTTTCTTGAGGCAAAATTATACAAATAGAGTCAAAACGAAACTTTCCCTTTATTCTTTTTAAGGTTTGTTGTTTCCAGCGATTATGTAACCAAAGCCATTGGTCTGGTTTTTCCATAATGCTGGTCTCTAGTATAGATAAAGCTTGCAGCATCATTCTCTCTATTTCTTGATGAGCAGGAGCTTCTCGATTAGGCCAAATAGGTTCGGAATACCGAATGCGATAACCTGTTTTTTGACGTTTCATAGTTGCTACAACAAGAGGTGATCCTGTTCGATAAGATAGCAATGCAGGTATAGGAGATGTCCAGGCTTTTCTGCCCAAAAAAGAAGAACACAAACCACTCTCTGGCATGCCTTGATCACCAACAATTCCCAGAAAAGACCCTGTTCTTAAAGCTTTTAATCCTTCTCTTACCGCTTCTCTTGGATGGATAATCTTGCCACCGTATTTTTGCCTGATTTTAAGTGCCCAGTTATAAAGAAACTGATTTTTTATCGGTCTTCCTATAGCAACACCCCGCATACGTTTTGTTCCTTCTAGAAAAAAAAGTTCCCAGTTTGCTTGATGTCCACAAAAAAAGATCGGAGAGATTCCAGTTTTGTACAGATCTTCTACCTGCTGTGGATTTTCGCACTGCACAAGATGATGGATGTTTTTTTCTATAGAGAGCTTAGGGTATTCTAAACAGGTGATCATCACATTTTGTATAGAGCGCTTAGCTACAGAAATCACTTCCTTCTTAGAAAGATGCAAACTACTAGCTAGGCTCAAATTACTCAATGCACGCTTGCGGAACTTAGAAGACCCATAGAAAAGACAGGCTCCTAGAAAAGAACCTATCTTATGAATACTTCGATATGACAACCAGCGCAAAGGCCAAGTGAATACTAAAATACTAAAATATACCAAACGATCAGAGAACATACTTTATGTATAACAGATTAAGGCTAATATATGAATAGGCAAGTTATTCTCATAGTTCTTAGACAAATCCAAATAAAGTATTAATGACTGCGCTTATTGAAGTCTCTTTAGGACTTGTGCAAGACCAAAAAGTGTGCTTACTTAATAAGCCTATAAAAATATCAGATGCTGAGTCGACATCTGGGTTTATCTGAGCACAATACTGAGGAAAGCTCATATTAAGCTTAGGTTGAAATGCATCATTAATTTCTTTCTTAACTTGATCTGATAAGTACTCGTAAATAACAGGTGTATCTGTAATTGATTTATTAAAAGTTTTCTGTATAACAAGAACCTGATTATAAGGATGGAGGGTTTCTAGTGGAGAAAGGATCTTGTTAAGAAGATTTATTTGTGATTTTAGTCTTTCAATCTCTTCATTTTTCGATTGTAGTTCTTCTTCTAGCGGTTCGTTTAAATCACTAGTTTCCTCTGTAGCATCTAAAAATACATCATCCTCCGAATCTAAAGATATTATATTTTTTCTAAAAGAAGAACCTGGATTAACCATGTTAGTTGAAACAGTAAGCTCTTTAAGAGAAGCTACTTGCAGTTTTAGTCTTTTGATTTCTTCATTTTTCGATTGTAGTTCTTCTTCTAGCGTTTGATTATTTTCTGTTGTTTCGGAGGCATCTATTAAAGAAGCTTTCCAACCCAAATACCCTTGTAGTTTTTGTTGAAACACACTAGGGCATATGAACCCAGCTAAAGAGCCAACAGGTATCATAGAAGCACAACACAGCGCTTTTATGAAATGAGAGTAAGCTTCTTTATAGTAGTCAGGTGGGTTTTTACGAGAAATTTGAAATGCTGTCCAACCAAAACCCTTATAGGTTGCTGCAAATAAATGAAAGCTTGCGTCTACTAACAAAGAAACAATAGAGAATAAAGCGCATACTCGATCTTCTAAAGAGTCTTTTTGTGTATTGGGGCTTACAGGATTCATAAGACTTTGGGTGCAAGAAAATGTAAGTCTAAATGGCATGGCAATTTTCCCTATAAATATATTATTGAAAAGTAATAACACCCTTAAAGAGTGTTTTTAGCTCAGTTTAATTATTTATTAAGATTGATTCAACCATGCGATCTAGTTGATGAGAAAAATCAAAGCTTTTTACAGATTCGCGAATAGCGATTGCGCTTTTTTCTGTTTTGGGATGAGAAAGAGCTATGTGTAGAGCTTGGGCAAATGAGGATATATCTTCTAAAGACTCAATTACCGTTCCAGTAGAGGGAGATAGAATTTCTGAGCCGCCATTACGCGCTGAGGATACCACAAACAAACCCATGGCAAGAGCTTCCACTGTAACATTGGCAAAAGGATCATAAAAAGAGGGGATAACTAAAGAATCAGCATATTGATAGAATTGATAAGTGTCATTTCTAGGTCCAAAGAAGGTAACTTTAGATTCTAGATTTAATGCCGATACTTGTTGCTGAAAGTCTATTAAATGATATTCTTTTCCAATCACGCTTAAATGAAAGTTCTGATTGCTTATCAAAGAAAGAGCTTGTAGTAACTTAGATAAGCCTTTACGGCGATAATTATTTCCAATAAATAAGAAGTGGTAGCAAGAAGAAGGAAGTTTTAAGTCTTGAAGGATAGCTTGTTTTTTTTGATGCCAACTTTGAAAATGAGGCTCTAGGACAGTCCATTCTACTCCGTTATGCACAACTTGTATTTTTTCTGGAGCAATATCATAGTAGGAAAGCACTTCTTGTTTTACAAGGTGTGAATTAGTAAATAAAATCTGTAATTCGGGGTGCTCAAAGGCTTTTTTTTCCAACTGCAAAGTCATTTGATGTAGAGGATTAAAAAAGAAGCTAAGTTTTTTGTATATGCCCTCTTCTTGTGCTCGGTAGTTTAAATAGGCTGCATGCACTCCATTTCCTGCACGAATATGCGTTTGGAATTGATTGCGATCTAATCCAAAAATAATCGGTGTAGGATGCTTTTTTATGTATTGCGCGCAGCAACGATTAAATTGCAGTAGATTTAAAACACTTAATCGATAGTCAATAGGAAAAGAAACAATATTAAGATAATCTGATTCAAAGGGAGGATGAGAAGTTCCTGTTGTTAATAGAGTTACAGGAAACTTTTTTTGGCAAAAGCTTTGAGCTATCTGCCAAGTGTATTTTTCTAGTCCACCTGTTTGTGTAAGGCTGCTTTTTAAAAGGGTAATTCGGTGTTTCATTTATTACAATTTAGAAGATGTGGTTATGCTAACAGAAGAATCCATTTCTTCGATAGTAATTAAGTTTTTTTTCAGGGAAACAGATAAGTTTAGCTTTGTTTCATCTACTTTGAATAACTGTAGGCGATTTACATAACTACGGAATCGATTTCTTAAATACTCCTCTCTTAATATAGGAGCTAGTAGCAAAATATCTGGATCAACTAGCTCTCCGTTAAAAGCTTGCACGTATTGGTCCTCTAATTGTCTGGGATTAACCAGCTGTAAATTCCAAGAAAGAATTTCTTGCTTGGCCTGTGGTATAACGATAATTTCAATTTGTAGTTTTTTTTCTACAAGATTTAAAAAGCGAGGCCCAACACCATTAAGCAAAAGAGGGATCTGAATGACGCCTTGTCCGTGTATTTTTTTCAGCAAACTAGATTCAGCTAATTGGATTGTGTCAGGGTTTAATTTGCTTAAAGTTTCAATAGGGAAGAATAAAGATACAGGAATAGGATGATTAAGAGGAGAAAAACGAGAACGAATAAAATCAATTCTAAGTAATTTTGCTTTTGGATCATCGATAGAGATAGGAGCATCACCTAAAGAAGGTACTCTAATCTGTTTCCAATAATCAGGGACAAAAAAACTGATGATTTCTTGTTCATCGTGATCTAGAGCATCAAGTTGTGACTTTTTAATCTCATTGAGATTTAAGGTGAGCCTTAACTCTTTTTCCTTGAGTCGTTTTAAAGTATCTTCAGGACCTTGTACTGTAAGAAGTAAGCGATAAGGCCAAACATCTAAGAACTGATAGCCACGCGGAGCTTCTCCTACAGGTTTAGTGATAATAATAGGAATTTGTTCTGTTACTAAGTTAGTCATCCGTACAATAAAGCTAGGATATTGAACGCGCTTAATCCCCTTAGATAGATCAATTTCAGGATTTAGCGAGGACAAGCTTTTTTTAGATATTATGCCCATGAACTCATCTGGTTTATCCGCTGCATCCAATATAACTTCCAAATCATAAGAGCTTAGCTCCTCAATAATGGTTTTATTGCCAGTGACTGTCAGATTGAGTTTTTTAACAAGGTGTCCGTTTGTCTGGATTCCCTCCAATGTTTTCCCTGGAGGTAGATTAATGATGCGAATAGGCACATTATTAATAGTGCGTGTGCTAATCAGTGTTTGGTTCACAATAAGCCAGATAATAATTGCTAAAATTAAGGCTACAAATTTTCTAGGCCAATTAGAGAATATTTTGGAGATTACAGCGTTCATTTCTGGAACCAACTTCTAAAGTTTAGTTTAGATTTAAAATTTGTATTCATAGGAGCAGGAGGTGTGAAAATGCTGCGGATAATCCCTTTAAACCTATCAATTTTTACACCAGGTGTCATTACTCCATCACGAGCAATAGAAACTCTGCCAGCTTCTTCGGATATAATGATAATCACAGCATCTGTCAATTGACTCGCTCCTAAAGCTGCTCTATGTCGTGTGCCCATGGACCTGGTGAGTTGCAGGCTATCTTCAGCAAGAGGCAGAATTACGGAAGCTGCAAGAATAGTTGTATTGCGAATAATAACCGCACCATCGTGCAGAGGGGTTGTCGTATCGAAAATAGATTCTAGTAGCTCGGAAGAAAAGGTTGCATTGAGTTGTATGGCTTTACTAGCAAAATCATCTAGAGAGTCTTCGTTTTCTAATAGAATAAGAGCTCCGAGTCTTTTTTCTGCAAGACGATACACAGAAGTTCCTAAATGGTCTAAGAATTTATCAAATTCTGTTACCTCTTTGTAACGACGTCCCTTGGGGCTAAGTTTAGATAACGCTACACGCATTTCCGGCTGAAAGATGATTAATAACCCCAATAATGCTGTGTTGCTTAACAATCCTATAATTCTATGTAGTATTGGGAAATTTAACCAAGAAGCAAAGGCAAAAGCGAATAAAATAGCTAATAATCCTAATACCACATCCATGGAACGTGTGTTCCAGAAAAACATAAGTAAATAGTTAATCACCACAGTGATTACTAGAATTTCAAAGAGGGAAGTAAAACTGTGAAAAATCGCACTCATTTTTTACATCTTAGGAGTTATTTGATATAGTTTGAACCCAGGCAAACTATAACAGAAAAGGTAGCTAGAAAGAAGAATATTTTTTAATTTAAATGATCTTCGCTGATCTTCGCTTTGAGTTTTTTTCGCGATGTTGTTAGGATCAAGAACTATTCATTTTTTAAACTTAAGAAGAGAGCTTCATGGATGTTGTTATGTTGTCTCGAATTCAATTCGGGCTAACAAGTGCATTTCACTATATTTACCCTCCTTTAAGTATTGGTATAGGGTTAATGCTTGTGATTTTTGAAGGTTTTTATTTAAAAACAAGAAATATTCTTTATCAACAAATTGCAAAGTTTTGGACAAAAATTTTTGCTTTAACATTTGCTCTTGGTGTAGCAACAGGACTTGTGCAGTTGTTTGGGTTTGGTACAAATTGGGCTAATTATTCACGTTTTGTAGGAGATGTATTTGGAAGTGCTTTGGGAGCAGAAGGGATTTTTGCTTTCTTTTTAGAGGCGGGCTTTTTAGGAGTTATGCTATTTGGCTGGGAAAGATGCACTCCTAAATTTCACTATTTTGCCACCATTTGCGTAGCCTGTGGTGCGCATTTTAGCGCTATTTGGATTGTTGTAGCCAACTCTTGGATGCAAACGCCCGCTGGGCATATCATCTCAGGTGAAGGTAGACAAGCGCGCGCTATCATTCATAATTTTTGGGAAATGGTCTTTAATCCTTCAAGCGTAGATCGCTTAATTCATGTCATTTTAGGTTGTTGGTTAGCAGGGATCTTTTGCATTTTGAGTGTGAGTAGTTATTATTATTTAAAGAAACGACATACTTTATTTACAAAAGCCACTTTGCGTATATCTTTAATCGCAGCAGCCATTGTTCTCATCCTGCAACTCATTTCAGCAGATAGCACAGCAAGAGGAGTTGCAAAGAACCAGCCTTCAAAACTAGCAGCTATGGAAGGGATCTATGTAACAGAGCCTAGGACCCCAATTGCTCTACTAGGTTGGACCGATGATGTGGCAAAGAAGGTAAGAGGAATTAAAATACCAGGCCTTTTGAGCTTTTTGGTCTTTCATGATTTTAATACACCAGTTACTGGGTTTGATCAAATACCAGAAGACGAAAGACCTCCTATTCAAGTGGTTTTTCAATCTTACCATATGATGATTGCGATGTGGTCTCTAATGGCTTTGCTCACCATTTTAGCCTGTATTCAATACAGACGTAAAAAACTCATGCATTCTAAATGGATTTTACGTGGCTTAGTGGCTTCTGTTATATTTCCTCAGATTGCCAATTTTAGTGGCTGGATGACAGCAGAAGTTGGAAGACAGCCATGGGTTGTCTATGGAATTCTTAAAACAGTGGATGGTATTTCAACCAATATTCATAAAAGTCAGGTCTTTTTTTCGATTATGATGTTTTTAGTGATTTATGCCTTGTTGTTTACTCTATTTATTTATCTGCTTAATCACAAGATACAACACGGCCCAGAAGAAGATGTTTTACCAATACAGCAGGATCTAGTATACCGTAATCCTTTTGAGAAAGAGGTTTAAAAAATGGAGTTCACCCTTAGCTTTACCTGGTATCTTGTAATAGGTATTGCCATCATTTTTTATGTTGCTTTAGACGGTTTTGATTTAGGAACTGGAATGCTGCATTTATTTACAAAAACAGATCAAGATAGACGTATTTTTTTAAATGCTATAGGCCCTGTTTGGGATGGGAATGAGGTGTGGCTTGTCATTGTAGCCGGTGGTTTGCTTGCCGGATTTCCTCCCGTGTATGCTACCTTGTTATCAGGCTTTTATAATCTCATTATGATTTTTCTTTGTGGGCTTATTTTCCGCGCAGTAGCTATTGAGTTTCGTAGCAAGCAAGCTTCTTTATTGTGGCGCAAAGTTTGGGATATTACCTTTTCAGTTGCCAGTTTTATCATTGGGTTTATTTTAGGTCTTGGATTGGGTAATTTAATCCAGGGCGTTCCTCTGGATCAAGAAGGCAACTTTGTAGGAAACTTTGGTTTATTTTTCCGTCCTTACCCTGTTTTGATTGGATTATTTACTACAACGCTATTTATTATGCACGGCTCTATCTATTTAACTATGAAAACAGAAGGGGTGTTGCATGAGCGATTACGCATTTGGGTTAAACGCTGCATCCTCTTATTTGTCATTACCTATTTTATCACAACGCTTTCTACCTGGATGTTTATGCCTCACATGGTAGAACGTATTAAAGAGTATAGATGGCTTTCTCTTGTTCCAATAGCTGCCTTATTAGCTATTCTCAATGTACCCAGGTTATTTGCCCTAAAAAAAGACTTCCAAGCCTTTCTTTTTTCCTGTTTAGGGATTATGCTTATGCTTGTTGTTTTTGGAATAGGCACATTTCCCAACCTTGTACGCTCTTTAATAGAGCCAGATCTTTTAAGTCTTAATTTCTTAAACGCTTCTGGTTCAGAGTTAAATCTTACCGTATTGTTGATTATTGTAGCTATTGGGCTTCCCTTTGTCTTTTGTTATAGCGCTATGATTTATCGCGTTTTTAGAGGAAAGGTTAAGATTGAGTCTTCAAGTTATTAAAAGTTTAAACAGCTTCAGTTGAATTTAGGCAGGGAAAGATTTTTTCAAACTCTACCAAAGCTTCTGTGGCGCTAATACGTTTTTCCCAAGAGGTTTCCAGCATTTGGTCTATAAGGGAGCTTAGCTCTTTAGAGCTTTCTTTCTTGATATAAGAGCCTAATAGGTTTCCTAGCACAATACCCATAGCGTAAATATCTTTACGTAGAAGGAGGTTTTTTAGGCATGTATTAATTTCATTTCTTGCATCAGTTATTTTTTCAGAGCGTAATTTTCTACGCAAAGAACGATATGCTATATGATCTTCGTCTGACTCATAAAAAGGGGTACCGGTGTCTGGCCATTTAGCTTTTTTTGATAGATCAACGGCCCCTCCAAAATCTGCAATAACGCATTCTATAGAACCATTGCTCTTTCTCCGAAATAGACAATTTGCCTCTTTAATATCTCCATGGATAATTTGCTGATTTTCCAATTCTTGTAGCCCTTTAAGAAGCTGTCTAACAGACTCTATTTTTTCATCTGGCTTTAATCTTCGTATTACACTAGAGAGAGAGCAATCATATTTTGGTGCTATGTATCCACGATAATTTATGTCTTTAAAATTAAATAAAGAATAAGGTTTTTGTTGAATCCCAACTGGATTGCTATCAGTAAAAATCTTATTTAAAATGATGCTCTCGTTTTTGATATCTTCATGAAGCTCAGAATCATAAGCTACTTTTGCTACAGATAGTCTACCCATAGATAATTCTTGGACAGTTAATACTTTCCCACAGGCCCCTTCTCCTAGAACATCCTTTGTAAATAGTGTTAATAAAGGCCATTCTTGATCTTCTTGCTTTTTTAAAAAAAGTATGTTTCCATCTTTTAGTGAGTAACTAGCTTCTTGTTTTTGTTTGGAAGTAAATTTAGAAAATGCTGTTAACCCAAGCAGCTTACGAAAATCAGTTTTTGATATTATGGGTTCACCATTAACGGTTTTTAAATCATTACCATCCTCTGTATATCTTGTTTTTATTTCTTGAAAAAACGCGTCTATTTTCTTTTCAGTTTCGCGAACTATTTCAAACTGCTTTTTAAGCGCTGCATTAAAAGCTTCATCTGAACAGATTTTTTCAACCTTAATGCCTAGTCTGTTTGAAAGGCTATTAATATTAATATAGATTATTTTTCCTTTATGTGTAGTTTTGAGGAATTTAAAGGGCATTGTAGATAAGATAAAAGACTTACTGCGCCCAAGAAAATCATCGCCAATAACTTCGACATATACATTTGCTGTTTGATTAGGGATATCATTTGATAGTAATTCAAATTTCAAACGGTTCTTTTTTGAACCAGCAGATAATTCCATCTTTCCAGGTGATTTATTGTATGTTTCTGAAGCTGTTGTTTTTTCAATATTAATAGTATCTATATAACAAGACATTAAAAACCTATATTTAATTTTTTAAGTAAGTTATATGTTAACAGTTAAATGTTAATATCAATTA
This genomic interval from Candidatus Rhabdochlamydia sp. T3358 contains the following:
- the pyk gene encoding pyruvate kinase gives rise to the protein MLRKTKIICTIGPSVRSYEKILQLIDAGMNVARLNFSHGTSKEHQETIEMLKKARKEKAVPLAIMLDTKGPEIRLGVIKNHCLEVFSKQKILITKEEVLGDANGISIQPSFVLDSLQIGAQVLFDDGYILTKVIEISKKGVLVEIENNGIIRSYKGVNVPGIHIDLPSMTKQDVKDILFGCKLDIDLIAASFIRSAEHVLEIKRLLMSQKKPEILVIAKIENSLGIQNFDAILEVADGIMVARGDLGVELPLNQVPRLQKMMIRKCRQAGKPVITATQMLESMIASPLPTRAEVSDVANAIYDSTSAVMLSGETAAGKYPIQVVQMMKEIAEETEKDFNYRQLFANDSAMGFKDIAITNSVALASVKTAYSSHAKGIFVFTNSGFSARALSRLRPEIPIIALTPHSKVYHQLALEWGVTPALSSEQKNIQEAFIQISNFALSQGIVQLGDLVVVVAGDPFGISRTTNTMIVETIGGSS
- a CDS encoding 16S rRNA (uracil(1498)-N(3))-methyltransferase translates to MPHNRFFLESSFQKADILSVTGKELHHLNVGRIRLKEEIKLVNGKRQLATGCVVQIEKTRVQIEILSVIIEDIKPSIIIAQGIAKMNHLEWIIEKATELNATEFWLFPAVLSEKKGISDQQLHRLQALSIAALKQCGRLDLPSIEIKPPLNQWQQTKALMLFGDPSMQNPYLWEIPKNKFLSPIIFCIGPEKGLSDREKSYLISHLYAKPVRLHPNILRTETASLVALSLIQSKIEI
- a CDS encoding glycosyltransferase family 4 protein produces the protein MKHRITLLKSSLTQTGGLEKYTWQIAQSFCQKKFPVTLLTTGTSHPPFESDYLNIVSFPIDYRLSVLNLLQFNRCCAQYIKKHPTPIIFGLDRNQFQTHIRAGNGVHAAYLNYRAQEEGIYKKLSFFFNPLHQMTLQLEKKAFEHPELQILFTNSHLVKQEVLSYYDIAPEKIQVVHNGVEWTVLEPHFQSWHQKKQAILQDLKLPSSCYHFLFIGNNYRRKGLSKLLQALSLISNQNFHLSVIGKEYHLIDFQQQVSALNLESKVTFFGPRNDTYQFYQYADSLVIPSFYDPFANVTVEALAMGLFVVSSARNGGSEILSPSTGTVIESLEDISSFAQALHIALSHPKTEKSAIAIRESVKSFDFSHQLDRMVESILINN
- a CDS encoding diadenylate cyclase, which produces MSAIFHSFTSLFEILVITVVINYLLMFFWNTRSMDVVLGLLAILFAFAFASWLNFPILHRIIGLLSNTALLGLLIIFQPEMRVALSKLSPKGRRYKEVTEFDKFLDHLGTSVYRLAEKRLGALILLENEDSLDDFASKAIQLNATFSSELLESIFDTTTPLHDGAVIIRNTTILAASVILPLAEDSLQLTRSMGTRHRAALGASQLTDAVIIIISEEAGRVSIARDGVMTPGVKIDRFKGIIRSIFTPPAPMNTNFKSKLNFRSWFQK
- a CDS encoding cytochrome ubiquinol oxidase subunit I, whose amino-acid sequence is MDVVMLSRIQFGLTSAFHYIYPPLSIGIGLMLVIFEGFYLKTRNILYQQIAKFWTKIFALTFALGVATGLVQLFGFGTNWANYSRFVGDVFGSALGAEGIFAFFLEAGFLGVMLFGWERCTPKFHYFATICVACGAHFSAIWIVVANSWMQTPAGHIISGEGRQARAIIHNFWEMVFNPSSVDRLIHVILGCWLAGIFCILSVSSYYYLKKRHTLFTKATLRISLIAAAIVLILQLISADSTARGVAKNQPSKLAAMEGIYVTEPRTPIALLGWTDDVAKKVRGIKIPGLLSFLVFHDFNTPVTGFDQIPEDERPPIQVVFQSYHMMIAMWSLMALLTILACIQYRRKKLMHSKWILRGLVASVIFPQIANFSGWMTAEVGRQPWVVYGILKTVDGISTNIHKSQVFFSIMMFLVIYALLFTLFIYLLNHKIQHGPEEDVLPIQQDLVYRNPFEKEV
- the cydB gene encoding cytochrome d ubiquinol oxidase subunit II is translated as MEFTLSFTWYLVIGIAIIFYVALDGFDLGTGMLHLFTKTDQDRRIFLNAIGPVWDGNEVWLVIVAGGLLAGFPPVYATLLSGFYNLIMIFLCGLIFRAVAIEFRSKQASLLWRKVWDITFSVASFIIGFILGLGLGNLIQGVPLDQEGNFVGNFGLFFRPYPVLIGLFTTTLFIMHGSIYLTMKTEGVLHERLRIWVKRCILLFVITYFITTLSTWMFMPHMVERIKEYRWLSLVPIAALLAILNVPRLFALKKDFQAFLFSCLGIMLMLVVFGIGTFPNLVRSLIEPDLLSLNFLNASGSELNLTVLLIIVAIGLPFVFCYSAMIYRVFRGKVKIESSSY
- a CDS encoding protein kinase → MSCYIDTINIEKTTASETYNKSPGKMELSAGSKKNRLKFELLSNDIPNQTANVYVEVIGDDFLGRSKSFILSTMPFKFLKTTHKGKIIYININSLSNRLGIKVEKICSDEAFNAALKKQFEIVRETEKKIDAFFQEIKTRYTEDGNDLKTVNGEPIISKTDFRKLLGLTAFSKFTSKQKQEASYSLKDGNILFLKKQEDQEWPLLTLFTKDVLGEGACGKVLTVQELSMGRLSVAKVAYDSELHEDIKNESIILNKIFTDSNPVGIQQKPYSLFNFKDINYRGYIAPKYDCSLSSVIRRLKPDEKIESVRQLLKGLQELENQQIIHGDIKEANCLFRRKSNGSIECVIADFGGAVDLSKKAKWPDTGTPFYESDEDHIAYRSLRRKLRSEKITDARNEINTCLKNLLLRKDIYAMGIVLGNLLGSYIKKESSKELSSLIDQMLETSWEKRISATEALVEFEKIFPCLNSTEAV